aaataatttattaattaaaatattaaaatttacttttattaattattaaatatatattttaataaaataaacttaaaaaataaaaaagtaaaacttcaaaaatcaaacaaacttttttGGTGTTATGTGTGAGTTTCTTGCATGCAATGTTACAGCCTATCACCTTTAACGGCATCAATTGCGAACCCGACGTGGCATATTATTATTGGTGTTGTAACAAAACACAAAATACACATGTTTCTGTGGAGTGTTTCTCATCCTCATCATCTTGATCTTTATATTTGATCAAAACAAATCCAATGGCTTCAAATCATAGTCTCTAAATCCTCAATTATCTTACCGTTAATTTCGATGTCACGTGTACAATGGCGATGTTGGTCGTAATGAGTGACTGTACATAAGGTCTTCTTCCCGGTAAAAGGAACAAAGGGCTGCTATTTCATCaatccctctctctctctctatatatctttctctctctatgtTCATTCATAAGGGGGTTTAGGATTGTTCACAACTTCACTCATACGAATCGGGTCTCCGGTCATCCTCTTTGTTCAATCGCCGGCGTTGCTGAGTAGCTCTGGAAGTTGAATCTCGTGGTGGGTAAGTTACTTCAAACCTTATCAACCTGTAAGTTCTTGAGTTAAGATCATGAAGATATCTCTAATCAGTGCATTTCTTTGGTTCTGATCGATGGTTTTTATTACTTTATAGAATCTTATGTAGAAAGTATTTGTATGAATTTCTGTTAGTGAGCATCAAAATGTTTTCTTCTCGATTTGCGGTCAACCAATTGATTGATTTTGCAGTTGTTATCTTTAATGGGTGTATCTGTATTCTTTGATTCTCTTTGATTGAGTAGTTTGAAATGGGGGTTTTGCTATTTCAGAGGGTAAAGAAGGACAAGGGTTTGGTTCTGAATATTGTTTCTTAAGCAGATCATAGCAAAATATCTTTTTCTTTGATTCTCTTTAATTGAGTAGGTTGAAATGAGGGTTTTTCTATTTCAGAGGGTAAAGAAGGACAAGGGTTTGGTTCCTGATATTGTTTCTCAAGCAGATCATAGCAAAATATCTTTCTTTGATTCTCTTTAATTGAGTAGGTTGAAATGAGGGTTTTGATAGAGGACAAGGGTTTGGTTCCGAATATTGTTTTTCAGGTAGATCATAGAAAAATATCTGTTTCTTTGATTCTCTTTAATTGAGTAGGTTGAAATGAGGGTTTTGCTATTTCAAACAAAGGGTAAAGAAGGACAAGGGTTTGGTTCTGAATATTGTTTCTCAAGCAGATTATAGCAAAATATCTGTTTGTTTGATTCTCTTTAATTGAGTAGGTTGAAATGAGGGTTTTGCTATTTCAAACAGAGGGTAAAAAGGACAAAGGTTTGTTTCTGTATATTGTTTCTCAAGAAGATCATAGCGAAATATCTGttttttatattctctttaATTGAGTAGGTTGAAATGAGGGTTTTTCTATTTCAATGAGAGGGTATAAACGACAAAGGTTTGTCTCCGAATATTGTTTCTCAAGCAAATCATAGCAAAATAtctgtttttttattctctttaattGAGTAGGCTGAAATGAGGGTTTTTCTATTTCAAACAGAGGGTATAAACGACAGGTTTGTTTCCGAATATTGTTTCTCAAGCAAATCATAGCGAAATATCTGTTTTTCTATTCTCTTTAATTGAGTATGTTGAAATGAGGGTTTTTTCTATTTCAAACAGAGGGTATGAACGACAAAGGTTTGTTTCCGAATATTGTTTCTCAAGCTAATCATagcaaaatatcttttattattctctttaaTTGAGTAGGTTGAAATGAGTGTTTTTCTATTTCAAACAGAGGGTATAAACGACAAAGGTTTGTTTCCGAATATTGTTTCTCAAGCAAATCATagcaaaatatttgtttttttattctctttaattGAGTTGGTTGAAATGAGGGTTTTTCTATTTCAAACAGAGAGTATAAACGACAAAAGTTTGTTTCCGAATATTGTTTCTCAAGCAAATCATagcaaaatatttgtttttttattctctttaattGAGTAGGTTGAAATGAGGGTTTTTCTATTTCAAACAGAGAGTATAAACAACAAAAGTTTGTTTCCGAATATTGTTTCTCAAGCAAATCATAGCAAAATATCTGTTTTTATTCCCTTTAATTGAGTAGGTTGAAATGAGGATTTTTCTATTTCAAACAGAGGGTAATGACGGGCAAGGGTTTATGGTTCCATATATTGCTTCTCAAGCAGATTATACCAAAATATCTGTTTCTTCGATTCTCTTTAATTGAGTAGGTTGAAATGAGGGTTTTGCTATTTCAAACAGATGGTAAAGAAGGGCAAGGGTTTTTGGTTCCATATATTGTTTCTCAAGCAGATTATAGCAAAATACCTGTTTATTAATCTTTCTCCATGTTTGTATGAGAATCAAGTTGATTTGTATGTGAACTAGCATTGTCTGAACTAATTCAATCTGATGATATGACTGTAGGTTGAGTTATCGAACTTCAACTTTAATGCTAAAGGAATAAAGAAAGAATTTGAAGTTTGAACTTATTGATTGAAGAAAATGTTGGAGGGTCAGAAATTTACAGGAATGATAGATCTGAATAGCAACCCTGATAATTATGACCTTTCACAAGGATTTTATCATAAACTCGGTGAAGGATCCAACATGTCCATTGACAGTTTCGCGAGCTTGCAGATGAGCACTGGCGGAGGCTCTGTTGCAATGTCCATTGATAACAGTAGTGTTGGATCAAACAATTCAAACACACGCATATTAAACCATCAAGGATTAAAGCGTGTGAAAAACTATACTGCTGTCCAGAGTGTTAACCGTGGTAAAGTCTCACACGGACAAAGTGATGATGCCCTAGCCCAATCTTTGATGGATCCCCGGTTTCCTACTGAAGGGCTCGAGAATTTTGAGGAATGGACACTTGATTTAAGGAAACTGATTATGGGACCTGCTTTTGCACAGGGTGCTTTTGGGAAGCTGTACAAAGGTACTTATGATGGTGAAGATGTTGCTATTAAGCTTTTGGAGAAGCCGGAGAATAATCCAGAGACAGCCCAGGTAATGGAGCAACAGTTTCAGCAAGAGGTTATGATGCTGGCTACTTTAAAGCATCCAAATATTGTTCGTTTTATTGGCGGGTGTCGTAAGCCTTTGGTATGGTGTATTGTGACTGAATATGCTAGAGGAGGTTCGGTTAGGCAGTTTTTGGCAAAGAGGCAGAATCGGTCTGTGCCTTTGAGGTTGGCAGTTAAGCAGGCTTTGGATGTTGCAAGAGGAATGGCTTATGTGCATGGACTTGGATTGATCCATAGGGATCTTAAATCTGATAATCTTCTGATTTCTGCTGACAAATCAATTAAGATTGCAGATTTTGGTGTTGCTCGGATTGAGGTGCAGACTGAAGGAATGACACCTGAAACTGGAACATATCGTTGGATGGCCCCGTAAGTCTTGATTCTCTATATGCTAAACAGTTGTAGTTTATATATAGTTGCTAACACTTTTATATACCAATCTTCCTAGATCATTTAGCCATAATCCATACGAAAAACAACCAATAAATTTGTGAATTTGTCTGACCAGGTTTAGTTTTGAAACATAAtctcatttagatattttttttatcccaATGTTTTCAAACTATATTGAAATCGTTGAATGACCCCTTTCCCCAAgctcaaaaataaaatcttatagAGAATGTATTTCATATGTACAATGCATCATCCTAAGGCTCATTTTGTGTGTTTTTCATGGTTAAACTTTGTTTTACTATGGGtacaaaaggaaaataaatgGTATTATGAGTTTTTAAAAGTCATCAATATGGTGATATCTGAAATTTGTCTATTTTCCTTGTATAAATGGGCTAAGACGAGTCTCTTGTTTAGAACTGCCTAGCCTTATAGATTTTTACTTGAATaatatgttgttgatgatgaccAGAATTGCTGGCTGGTTACCACCAAGGTATCCGATCTCCCTTTCTTACAAGTGCTTGTGGTTATTGCTCAATTTTCTttgtatttcattattttttttttattttttttgtagttGTAATGTGGCTTTACAAATACAACTTGTATGCTGGTTGGTTCTAGGCATCCTATATATTATTCCATTTGGAAACACATTTTAGATCCGGATTAGAGAAAccttaatgtttttaatatgaGTCTCACATAGTTCTATTTTCAAACAATCTCATCAAGATGCTCACCCTTGGTAATTTGATGATTATCGAATCAACTCTTGTAGAAATAAGCGAACTATTGCAACATGATTTTAAAGGGTTCATATTTACATTATTGTCTGAAACTTTGCAGGGAGATGATCCAGCACAGACCATACTCTCAGAAAGTGGATGTTTACAGTTTTGGAATAGTCCTGTGGGAACTgataaccggacagcttccttTCCAGAACATGACAGCCGTCCAAGCTGCATTTGCTGTTGTGAATAAAGGCGTAAGGCCGAATATTCCCAATGAATGTCTTCCTGTTCTTCGCGATATCATGACCCGCTGCTGGGATACTGAACCAAATGTTAGACCACCTTTTATGGATGTGGTGAAGATGCTGGAGAATGCTGAGACTGAGATCATGACCAATGTTCGGAAAGCGCGGTTCAGATGCTGCATTAGCCAACCGATGACGATGGATTGAGTGTGGGAAGAAAAAGGGTATGGTATTTATTATGCGTAGCAAACCAACTATCAGTTTCGATTTCTTTTGCAGTAAGAGTACAGTGATAAAAAATTGCAAGTGTTATGGTTTTATTTTAtccttttgtttttattttgtgaattaaaactaaattactGATGGTTGAACTTGAAAGAGATTTTATCTATACATGATCCCTTTCTTTCCTATGTTATCTCttctgtttttcttttctttttccaaaattttactttcctaatatattttttagatcaGGTTTGAATATAGGgtgtttattttgattttcatttcactaaaatatcatacttattagttttttattgaattattttgaaaatatttttttttttattaaaagttaagttatttgaatttttatttggttaaattattataatgttttttttggtttaaagttttataaaaataaaatacaaatttttttgattgagattatagttattttgttttattaaattgtatcaaaattttgaagacttaccttataaatattgaattgacctattatattttttttttgttcatgaTGCAAATGTGACAACTCCATATTAGGAATATGAGATTTTGTATGATATAACTGCTTGTAAATTCAACTTAGTCACTTTGGTCAATACACAAACTTAggtataaaattttatgtttacatttaaaatattattaaaatttatatttccgTGTTTTTTTACAATTGTTAGGACTTGAATGTTGAAtgattatcattattatattttaattggattatctaaataaaaagaaattgacTTATTTGCAGTGATCTTATTCGATCATTCATAATTTCGTGTAATCCACCTTTAGTATTAAGACACTtagtttattgttttttaagaaattttgtaGGCGTTAATCTCTTAATTTTTATGagcttttaattatttatcttgtCATCCTAGATCCACAATCCATCCATCTCGATCGAAAATAATCagagataaaagaaagaatcggaatttattgatatatttttcaaaaaaataaaagataaatcaTTAATCGACTAAACTATTTTTCTTATGAGTACATGTTTCGCTTATACTACAAATTTTTGTTTGTCAAAaattattactaaataaataaaaaaatgtatagaaataatttaaagtttaacaaaattaatcataaataattaatgattgatATTCTAATGATAAAAGatgatgataataaataaatttaaaaataaattttttatttttttattttaagaaatagaCTTATTTTCTGATCGATcacaatgttattattattacaacgTTTTAAAGAGTTTATTGTATTTATTGAGAACCTTTATTAGCGTTAATCTCTTCATCTTCgtgaacttttatttattatttttatactagttTCACATTCCCATAATTTCAATCGAAAAAGAATATAGAGATAAAGAAATAATCGAAATTgatctatataattttattacatcTTATAGTTAGAATTTATTCGAATATGTCATTCAATTAACTAAAATCCATTGACcgaaagttatttattatttcttataaatcattaatttattttttttactaaataaattaacatattaatatgattttcaaaagaaaaaaatattgtaactatgaaaaatgatgataataaataaaattgaaaataattaatttagtttaggctttttttattataattgtgaagaaaaaaaatactaataatgtattagaaaagaaataaaatatgaaatcgGCTACAGCTAGGGTTTCATATCATATCAGTATCCATCTACAGTCTACAAAGAGGAGGATTCAAAAATCTCTGCGACTGCGATTTAAGATAGAGAAATGAAACCTGTGGTGGGAATGGTTGTTTCAAACAAAATGCAGAAATCGGTTGTGGTCGCCGTCGACAGGCTGTTCCATCACAAGCTCTACAATCGTTACATCAAGCGCACCTCCAAATTCATGGCTCACGACGAGCAGAATCAGTGCAACATTGGTGATCATGTAAGTTCAAATACACGTATaatctcatttcatttcatttcattttgaATCAATCAATAGCTAGggttttaaaaaactaaatcgGCATGATTTCAGGTCAGATTAGATCCATCTAGGCCGTTGAGCAAACGTAAGAATTGGGTTGTTGCTGAAATACTGAAAAAGGCTCGAATTTATCGACCTATACCTGTTGGTGGTAAGGATATTGGTTCAAGCAGTCAAACAGATGTATCGCCGTCGTCAACCTCTTGAGGTTTTTCTTAAACTGCATTTCTCTCCATTCTCTTGCAGTATGTATACAGTGGTGAGCAAATGTATgatgaatttattaatcaataaaCTGTAGCATGTTCATCCTTGCTTGGTTATTGAATAGATTTTTGTGGTTATTACATGAAAACTATTGTTCATGTTAGTGATCTGATGATCAATTTCAGCATATATGGTGCAATTTTCTTAGATTTGAGATGCTCAAattatcttatgttatgaattTTTATCAACTTTGACATTGTTACATGATTAGGTAAAGGGTATGATAGTTACTAGTCTACTGTCATATTCTTACTTTGAACCCAAGTGGTTATAAGATAGCAAAATGATatccctcttctagcctaaaTGCAAAAATAATGTGGATATCATTTACCTAGCCTCTTTGAGGTCCTGGTTTCGAGTGTGGTGTGTTTGCACTTTACAGGCGATGTGCTTAAACCGCAGGGATTAGTCGTGTAGTATCGGCACAATATTATAGTTTTGGGCTGATTCAACTTGTTTCAAAGCTAGACAGTGAGTTTTTAGGTCAAATGGAAAAATGGGTTGTAAGTTACTAGGGGTGAGAAGTCCAACCACACAACCTGATCAACCAAACCGAAAAACATTCGGATAAAGGGCCTAATATATAGTCTAGATTGAGTATAAGTTTGATTGATTATGGTGGATAGAGTGTACCCGAATTAACCAATCAGATTTGCGATCACCCATAGTTGTAGGCTGATTCAACTTGTTTCAAAGCTAGACAGCGAATTTTTAGGTCAACTGGAAAAATTTGTTGTAAGTTACTAGGGGTGAGAAGTCCAAACACTGAAGCTGAACCTAACCAAACCGGAAAACATATGAATATAGGGCCCGAAGACTAGATTGAGTATAAGTTTATTGATTATACTCTACCCGAATTAACAAATCAGATTTGCTACTGCTCATagtttataatcaaaattagtTGTGTTTTAGTACATATTCATCTTGGGATGGATGAAAACTTTTACAGagataaacaaatttgaaattattggaACATGTAACAATTAGGCTTGGTATCGTTCATTAGTTATTGCTAGTTTATTCAATTGTACATTTAATCCACATAATATAAACTCTTAATAGTTGATTGAATTAGCCAAATAACGAGATTATTGGTATTTTTTCTCTTGAAGTTTGCAAGCAATTTTTAAATTGctccttaaaatatatattactaataaataaaatttaaaatatatcacttttgttaaaagaaaattacaattttattttcagcttttttattttttaaaattttattttatttcaatttttttattttggtcattttatataaaaatattttttttattaaacaataacattttattattatttttatttatcaataataacataatattaaaaaatatatagatataataaaattataaattaaaataataaatattcttaaCTAACATGATCAATTTGAGActtatttattcttatataaaacaaaatcaaacatctaataaataatttcacaaaaatttaagaaaaagctAACAATTATCCTCTAAATAACATAAGCGTCCTTTGTCCaatcattaatcaaacaaatatgaTCAAGTGATTGTTGGATATATAAACcttataatatgttaattattGTTATGATTTTGTAAAGAAAATTTACATATATACCAACCACcttaattttacattattttaataaataaatttatttaaaattgttattatattaaaaatattacacttgattatattttttttttatagaatgcTGGTTTCACTTCTCCTTTATAATAGGGAGACTAATCCCTACGGGTTAAGTATTTAGTCTCGCAAACacatttaattttacaaatataccAACCAActtaaatttacattttattaatgaacaaatttatttaaaaatgatattatattaaaaatattatacttgatcttttttttttataatattaggtCCGCTCCTCATTTGGAATGCCACTAATTCCCGCGGGTTAATACATAATCCGCATACACATTTAACTAGGCATAGAATTTGTTGTCGTCTGACGGGCTCAAACTCAGTACCTCAGAGAGGTTTGATATGAATATTCACTTCTTGTTGCCGCTAGTTTTAACATTTGAAAGGActgtttaattagtttataacaTGTTATTTAATATCGGATATTGAAACAATTGTCAATTCGGGTTCTTTCGTATGAATGTACAATGTCAAACTTGTTCTTTCAAGTTCCTAAGAGAATCAACCCTAATCCAAATACTCAATTTCACCCACCCTAGTTACTTTTTATTATGAAGTTTTACTCCATTTTCTTATCAATGAAAGCTTgtaataataatcatttttgttcatattcATTACACTTTGTTACAAACAAAAGAAAGCATTTTAACAAATCCAACTAAATCCTTGACACTTCTTTAACCCTCTCAATCTCATACAATTCCTCAACTCTTCAACAGCTACCCAATTCCCCAATTCAGCATAAACCATACACAACAATGTATAAAAACTGCCATTTTCAGGTTCCAACTCGATAATCTTCTTTCCCAATCTTTCCGCAACCTCCAACCTTCCATAATCCTTACAAGCCAAAACCAAAGAACTCCATATCTTCATATTCGGTTCCATTCTCATTTTCTCGACTACCTCACAAGCTTCCTCCAAAAATCCTGCCTTTCCAAGAAGATCAACATAACACGCATAATGCTCCAATGTTAAGGTTATTTCACCCTCATTTGTCATTCTATCGAATAACTTCCTCCCCTCTTTAACTAGATCGACATGATTACACGCCGATAAAACAGACATATAAATGATCTCATCTGGTTTAACATCCATCTCGTTGTACAGAATCAAAGCTTGCTCTCCGTAACCATGTTGAGCGTAAGCCCCGATAATCGCGCTCCACGagaaattatctttttcaatcATTTCGTCGAACACTTGTCTCGAATTTAAAAGAGACCCGCattttgaatacatgtttattAGCGAATTGTTTATAAAGAGGTGAAAACCGAACCCCATTTTCAATACCATACAATGGGAAACGCTGCCCCGGATTAAAATCGGGAGAGTCGAGCATGCGGAGAGAATTGCCAGCATGGTTACGGAATTAGGATTTATTCCCTTCATTAGCATTTGTTTGAAAAGAACAAACGTTTCTTCCACAGTTGTTTCCGATTGAGAATAGATTGATAGGATTGAACTCCATGTCACGATATCTTTATGTGTCGATCTGTTAAAGATTGATCTTGCTTGAGGGAAGAATTCAAGATGATTACCAT
This is a stretch of genomic DNA from Impatiens glandulifera chromosome 4, dImpGla2.1, whole genome shotgun sequence. It encodes these proteins:
- the LOC124934248 gene encoding serine/threonine-protein kinase STY13-like gives rise to the protein MLEGQKFTGMIDLNSNPDNYDLSQGFYHKLGEGSNMSIDSFASLQMSTGGGSVAMSIDNSSVGSNNSNTRILNHQGLKRVKNYTAVQSVNRGKVSHGQSDDALAQSLMDPRFPTEGLENFEEWTLDLRKLIMGPAFAQGAFGKLYKGTYDGEDVAIKLLEKPENNPETAQVMEQQFQQEVMMLATLKHPNIVRFIGGCRKPLVWCIVTEYARGGSVRQFLAKRQNRSVPLRLAVKQALDVARGMAYVHGLGLIHRDLKSDNLLISADKSIKIADFGVARIEVQTEGMTPETGTYRWMAPEMIQHRPYSQKVDVYSFGIVLWELITGQLPFQNMTAVQAAFAVVNKGVRPNIPNECLPVLRDIMTRCWDTEPNVRPPFMDVVKMLENAETEIMTNVRKARFRCCISQPMTMD
- the LOC124936644 gene encoding 30S ribosomal protein S17-like yields the protein MKPVVGMVVSNKMQKSVVVAVDRLFHHKLYNRYIKRTSKFMAHDEQNQCNIGDHVRLDPSRPLSKRKNWVVAEILKKARIYRPIPVGGKDIGSSSQTDVSPSSTS
- the LOC124935483 gene encoding pentatricopeptide repeat-containing protein At4g31070, mitochondrial-like, which translates into the protein MYQPKTQIAAIAFGVKDLMLKGLYEETLNHFREKIHPFLPLFSISFILPSIIKASSHSHDYHHGLQLHSLSIKSGTDQDPTVSNSLLTMYVKFQNIQFARKMFDTMPERDTITWNSMINGYIQNSHFPDGVKTFKEMFFNGYEPKPELIASIISVCARCDAFNLGREIHALLIVSDLNPDSSFVSTSLIDLYFRCRNSNMAIRVFDSMDVSNRNEAPWTAVISGCVADGKYMMALDYFRTMLNEEEEIKPNRVTLIAILPACSIRNGKQIHAYAIRIGLDSDSTIVSSLINMYGNHLEFFPQARSIFNRSTHKDIVTWSSILSIYSQSETTVEETFVLFKQMLMKGINPNSVTMLAILSACSTLPILIRGSVSHCMVLKMGFGFHLFINNSLINMYSKCGSLLNSRQVFDEMIEKDNFSWSAIIGAYAQHGYGEQALILYNEMDVKPDEIIYMSVLSACNHVDLVKEGRKLFDRMTNEGEITLTLEHYACYVDLLGKAGFLEEACEVVEKMRMEPNMKIWSSLVLACKDYGRLEVAERLGKKIIELEPENGSFYTLLCMVYAELGNWVAVEELRNCMRLRGLKKCQGFSWIC